The nucleotide sequence CAGCACGTCGAACGCATGCATAGCGGTAGCTTATATAAGCTGATGCAGAAATAAAAGAAGGACCGGCGCGAGCGTCGCAGGACCGGGCACGTAGCGTGGTCGGCCGTCGCCGGTCCGGCGGCGTCCGGCCACGTCAGCACTCGGAGGGGCCCGCCATGGATCTCGGAATCGCCGGCCGCGCGGCGCTGGTCTGCGCCTCGACGTCGGGCCTCGGCCTGGGCACCGCCCGGGCGCTGGCCGCCGACGGTGCCCGGGTGGTGATCACCGGCCGGACGGCGGAGCGGGCCGAGCAGGTGGCGGCGACGATCCCCGGCGCGGTCGGCGTCGGCGTCGATCTGACCGCCGACGGCGGGGTCGATCTCCTGCTGGAGGCCACCCGGGAGGCCGTCGGATCGCCCGACATCCTGGTGCTCAACGGACCCGGACCTGCTCCGGGGACGGCCGCCGACGTCGACGCCGCCGGTATCGAGCAGGCGGTGCGCACCCTGGTGCTGCCGCAGCAGCGCCTGGTCGCCGGGGTTCTCCCGACGATGATCGAGCGCGGCTGGGGCCGGATCCTCAGCATCAGCTCCACCAGCGTGCAGGCACCGATCCCGCGGCTCGCCCTGTCGAACGTGGGTCGCTCCGCACTCCTCGGTTACCTCAAGACGCTCGCCGGGGAGGTCGCCCGGCACGGGATCACGGTGAACACGCTGCTGCCCGGCCGGATCGAGACGCCCCGGGTCCGCGGGCTCGACGAAGCCAACGCCGAGCGGCTCGGCCGGAGCGTCGAGGAGGTCGCCGCCGAGTCTCGGGCCGCCATCCCGATGGGCCGCTACGGCGATCCGGACGAGTTCGGCGCGGTCGCCGCCTTCCTGTGCAGCGGGCCGGCCGGCTACGTCACCGGATCCGCGATCCGGTGCGACGGCGGACTGGTCCCCACGGTCTGAGCCCGGACCTCCGCCCCCCCGGACCCCCGGACCTCGGCCCCCGGCCCCCCGGCCTCGGGCGCCCGACTCCGGGCCGGACGGCCCGCGCCCGGAGAGCCCGCTCAGACCCCGGGCGGCCGGATCGCACCGCCGAACTCGCGCTCGACGAACCGGGCGAAGGCGATCGTGGTGCGGTCGCCGAACATCGGCCCGATGGCCTGCACCCCGATCGGCAGGCCGTCGCCGGACAGCCCGATGGGCAGGGCGGTCGCCGGCAGGCCCGGGAGCGTCGCCGTGCCGGCCGGTGCGAGCTGGTCGAAGTACGGGTACTCGACGCCGTCGACGGTGATCCGCCGGTCGGTCAGGTCGCTGTGGTCGTGCGGGATGGCCGTGGTCGGCGCGATCGGCGCGATCACCAGGTCGAACTCGGCGAACAGCTCCCGCCAGCGCTGCCGGATCAGCTCGCGCCCGCTCTCGGCGGCCACCCGGTCACGGTGGCTGAGCACGGCGCCGCGGGCACGTTCGGCAGCCAGGCTGCGGTCGTCGTCGGCGACCAGCGCCGCGTCGGCGCGGGCCCGGTCGTATGCCTCGGGCGGGAACCCTGCGGCGAGACCGGAATGCAGGATCCGCATGTAGATCCGGGCGGACTCGGCCTGATCGGGCAGCAGCGGGCTCTCCCGCAGCACCGTGACGCCGGCGCCGGCCAGCGCCTCGGCGAACCCGTCGATCGCGGCCCGTACCGGCGCCGAGCCGGGGAGCAGCGGATGCCCGTCGAGCACCAGCACCCGGTGACCGCGCAGCTCGGTGTGCCGGGCCGCCGGCAGCGCGAGCCGGTAGGCGACGCCCCCGGTGAGCTCGTCCGGGCCGGCGAGTACGTCGAGCAGCAGATCGAGATCCGCGGCGGTGCGGGCCATCGGTCCGATCACCGCGAGATCGTGCTCCGTGGGCAGGGCGGGCAGTCCCGGAGGGGTGTGCCCGCGCGGCGGCAGCAGGCCGAGTGAGGGCTTGTGTGCGTACACCCCGCAGCAGTGCGCCGGGTAGCGCAGCGATCCGCCGAGGTCCGAGCCCAGTGACAGCGGCCCGAAGCCGGCCGCCAGCGCGGCGGCGGACCCGCCCGAGGATCCGCCCGGTGTGCGGTCGTGGTCCCACGGGTTGACGGTGGTGCCGTACACGTCGTTGAAGGTCTGCAGATCGCCCAGGTGCGGCGGCACGTTGGTGGTGCCCAACACAACCGCCCCGGCGGCGCGGACCCGCTGCACGGCAACGGCATCGGTGTCGGCGACGGCGTCGCGGTGCTCGGTGAGGCCCCAGGTGGAGGGCAGCCCGGCGACGCGGAACGACTCCTTCACGGTGAGCGGTACGCCGAGCAGTGGTCGTCGCTCCCCGCGGGCGAGTGCGGCATCGGCGTCGACGGCGGCACGGCGGGCCCGCTCGAAGTCCGGCACACACACCGCGTTGAGCGCCGGGTCGAGGCGCTCGATACGGGCGATCGTCTCGTCGGCCAGCTCGACCGCCGAGATGCGGCGTGCGGCCAGATCGCCGGCCAGCTCGCCCGCGCTCCGCCAGGTCGGCTCGGTATCGGTCATGCCGGTTCCCCCTCCGCCTGCTCCGCCGGCCGGTGCCGGACGGCGGGTGCCGACAGTGTCGGCGATCCGGGCCGGTGTCGCGATCGGATTGGCATCGGCATGCACCGACTTATATAAGTAGAAACGGAAATAGATCAGGACTGGACGACGAGCTTCGTCAGCTCTATGGTTCATTACATGACTAATGAGCCACCGCACTACAGCACCGGAAGGTCACCGTGAACGACGACGGCCGCCCACTGTTCGTGCAGATCGCGGAGGAGATCGCCTCCGCGGTGGTGGACGGGACCTACTCGGAGGAGACCCAGGTCCCGTCCAGCAATGAGCTGGCAGCGTTCCACCGGATCAACCCGGCGACCGCGGCCAAGGGGCTCAACCAGCTGGTCAGCGAGGGTGTCCTCTACAAGAGACGGGGGATCGGCATGTTCGTCGCCGAAGGGGCGCGGACCCGGCTGCTGGAGAGCCGCCGGGAGGACTTCGCCCGGCAGTACATCGCTCCACTCGTGATCGAGGCCCGCAAGATCGGGATCGATGCGGAGCAGCTCAAGAAGATGATCGACGTCTGGGGGGACGACCGATGAGTGTGATCGCCGCCGCCATGCACGGCGTCACGAAGCGCTACAGCGACGTGACCGCACTGGACGACGTCAGCTTCGCGCTGCAGGAGAACCGCATCCACGGGCTGCTGGGCCGCAACGGCGCGGGCAAGACCACCGCGATGCAGATCCTCACCGCACAGAACTTCGCGACGTCGGGCACCGCCGAGATCTTCGGCGAGCAGCCCTACGAGAACGCCAGGGCGCTCGCCCGCACCTGCTTCATCCGGGAGTCCCTGAAGTACCCGGACGACTACAAGGGCCGGCACGTGCTCGCCGCCGCCCGGCACGTCTTCCCGAACTGGGACCAGGCGTTCGCCGACCAGCTGGTCGAGGAGTTCGGGCTGCCGGTCGAGCGGGCCTGCAAGAAGCTCTCCCGTGGGCAGCACTCGGTGGTCGGGGTGATCATCGGGCTGGCCTCGCGGGCGCCGCTGACCTTCTTCGACGAGCCCTACCTGGGTCTCGACGCGGTTGCCCGGCAGATGTTCTACGACCACCTGCTCGCCGACTTCGCCGAGCACCCGCGCACCGTCGTGCTGTCCACGCACCTGATCGATGAGGTGTCCGACCTGATCGAGCACGTCGTGCTGATCGACAACGGACGGATCCTGATCGACGAGGAGGCCGAGGCGCTGCGCGGCCGCGCGATCGTCGTCACCGGGCCGGTCGAGCCGGTCGAGCGGTTCGCCCGCGGCCACGTCGAGCTGCACCGCGAGCAGCTCGGCGGGTTCCTGCGGGTCACCCTGTCCGGTGCGCGCCCGGCGACCTCCGAGCCGAACCTGTCGTTCGAGCCGGTCTCGCTGCAGCAGCTCGTCGTCCGGACCACCCAGCAGAGCTCCGGAGTCCGTCTCGACCGGGAGGTCCTGTCATGACCGCCGCAACCGCAGAGCCGACGTCGCAGCCGGCGTTCTCCGGCACCGACCGGGTGCTCGCGGCCGCCCGCCTCAGCACCGTCGCCTTCCGGGGGCGGGTGCTCGGCGCGTGGCTGATCCTCGCCGCGATCTTCATCGTGCACCAGGCGATCTGGTGGGTGATCCGGGCCAACGCCGGGGGCGAACCGAACGGATTCACCGGCGCGCTGTCGTCGTTCTACTTCATCGTGGCCAGTACGTATCTGGCCCTGATGACCCAGGTGATGCCGTTCGGGCTCAGCCTGGGCATCACCCGGCGACACTTCTACCTGGGCACCACCCTGCTGGTGGCCGCCGAGACGCTGTTGAGCGCGGTCTTCCTGACGCTGTTGCTGCAGGTCGAGCGATGGACAGGCGGCTGGGGACTGCAGGTGCAGTTCTTCGAGATGTTCTTCATGGGGCAGCCCAACCTGTTCCTCCAGGTGCTCGCCTACTGGGTCCCGCTGATGACGATCTCGTTCGCGTTCGTCGCGATCGGAGCCGTGTTCCGGCGCTGGGGACAGTTCGGGGTCTGGGCGGTCTGCGTGGGCCTGCTCGTGGTGGTCGCGGCGATCGTCATGTACTTCACCTGGCAGGACGCGTGGCTCTCGTTCGGGATGTTCTTCGTGGAGACGCCGACGATCCTGCTCCTCGCCGGCTACCCGCTGATCCTGGCGGCGCTGTCACTGGTGGGCGGCTACCTGGTGCTGCGACGGGCGCAGCCCTGATCCGGCCCCTGATCCACGGCCGGGCGGGGACCCGGTCGCACCGTGCGCGGTCCGGCATCCACTGGGGGGTGGTGCCGGGCCGCGCACGCACGTCAGGGCCGGACCATCACCTTGACCTGCGCCGGGTCCGGGGACAGCGCATCGCCGACGTGGTCCAGGTCGACGTGCCCGGTCACCAGCCGGTCCAGGTCCACCGACGGCGCCAGCGCCACCGCCGCAGGCCAGGTGTTCGCGTAGCGGAAGGTGCCGGTCAGGGTGATCTCGCGGGACTGCAGCGCCGACACCGGCAACGTCATCTCGTCGGCACCCATCCCGACCAGCACGGCCACCCCGCCGGGGCGCACCGCCGCCAGCCCGCCGAGCACCGCGGGGGCGGCCCCCGAGCAGTCCACGAACACGTCCACGTCCATGTCCACATCGGGATCGCGGGGGTCGTCGACAGCCGGGTCCAGCGCCGCGGTCGCGCCGAACGCCCCGGCCAGTGCCCGGCGGTCCGGGTCCGGGTCGATCACCAGTACCTCCGTCGCCCCCTGCACCGCGGCGACCTGCGCGACCAGCAGCCCGATCGGGCCGGCCCCGGCGACCAGCACCCGGGACCCGAGCCCGGTCCCGGCCCGGCGGTGTGCCCAGATCGCCACCGAGAGCGGCTCCAGCAGGGCCGCGGCGTCGTCGGAGACGTGATCGGGCACCGGATGGGCGAAGTCGTCGGCGATCGCGACGTACTCGGCGAATGCCCCGTCCACCGGTGGGGTCGCGAAGAACGTGATGTCCGGGCACAGGTTGTAGGCGCCGGTGTGGCAGTAGCGGCAGCGCCGGCACGGCACGCCCGGCTCCAGCGACACCCGCTGCCCGATCCGTGTGGTGTCCACCCCGGTGCCGACCGCGACGATCCGGCCGGACGGTTCGTGCCCCAGCACCAGCGGATCGCGCACCACGAAGTGGCCGATCCGGCCGTGCCGGAAGTAGTGGACGTCCGATCCGCAGGTGCCGACGGCGGAGATCCGGACCAGCACCTCCCGGTGCCCCGGCCGGGGCACCGCCCGCTCCTGCACCTCCAGCTCACCGGCGGTGCGCAGCACGCTGCACCGCATCGACTCGGGCACCTCGACGCTCGCGGTCACAGCACCGACCGTGGCACGCGAACCGGCACACCGCTCGTCCGGTGGGTGATGATGGTCCGGTGGACGTGCGGATCGACCCGCTCGACGAGCGCGGGCTGGCGGAACTGCTCGACGCGGCGGTGCGCGGCGCCGACCCCGGCGAGGTGATGCCCGCCGGGCCCGGTGCGGTCTGGGACGCGGCGCTGCGCTCCGGGTTCCTCGCGTTCCACCGGAGCCGGTCACTGGGGCCCGCCCCGGTGGAGCGCACCTGGGTGATCCGGGTGGACGGCCGCGCCGCCGGTGCGGTGCGGCTGCAACCCGGCCCGGACGACACCGAGCTGGGCATCTGGCTCGCCCGCGGGGCGCGCGGCCGTGGCGCCGGTACGGCCGCGGTCCGGCAGCTGCTCGCCACCGCGGCCGGACCCGGATCGGGTGTACCGCTCGTCGCGCGGACCACTGCGTCGAACGTCGCCGCGCTGGGCCTGCTGCGCGCTCTCGGAGCCGATCCGGAGCCCGGCGGGGAGGGCGCCGTGACGCTGCCGACAGCCACGGTCGATCATGTGCAGCGGCGCGGACCTGGACACGGGGTCGGCCCGACCGATTGACTTCAGGCCGTACATGACGGCCGGACGAGGAGAAGGTGCCGATGGGTGCGGGCATCGAACGACCGGCCGTGACCGGCTTCCACCACGTCTCGGCGGTCGTGACCGACGTGGAGTCCAGTGCCACCTGGTATCAGCGGGTGCTGGGTTTGCAGAGATTGCCGATGACCTTCCCGCACCACGGCATCGGCGGTTCCCGCTATCCGGTGCCGGACGACGAGAAGGCGGCCCTGCTGCTC is from Pseudonocardia autotrophica and encodes:
- a CDS encoding NAD(P)-dependent alcohol dehydrogenase, coding for MTASVEVPESMRCSVLRTAGELEVQERAVPRPGHREVLVRISAVGTCGSDVHYFRHGRIGHFVVRDPLVLGHEPSGRIVAVGTGVDTTRIGQRVSLEPGVPCRRCRYCHTGAYNLCPDITFFATPPVDGAFAEYVAIADDFAHPVPDHVSDDAAALLEPLSVAIWAHRRAGTGLGSRVLVAGAGPIGLLVAQVAAVQGATEVLVIDPDPDRRALAGAFGATAALDPAVDDPRDPDVDMDVDVFVDCSGAAPAVLGGLAAVRPGGVAVLVGMGADEMTLPVSALQSREITLTGTFRYANTWPAAVALAPSVDLDRLVTGHVDLDHVGDALSPDPAQVKVMVRP
- a CDS encoding amidase, whose protein sequence is MTDTEPTWRSAGELAGDLAARRISAVELADETIARIERLDPALNAVCVPDFERARRAAVDADAALARGERRPLLGVPLTVKESFRVAGLPSTWGLTEHRDAVADTDAVAVQRVRAAGAVVLGTTNVPPHLGDLQTFNDVYGTTVNPWDHDRTPGGSSGGSAAALAAGFGPLSLGSDLGGSLRYPAHCCGVYAHKPSLGLLPPRGHTPPGLPALPTEHDLAVIGPMARTAADLDLLLDVLAGPDELTGGVAYRLALPAARHTELRGHRVLVLDGHPLLPGSAPVRAAIDGFAEALAGAGVTVLRESPLLPDQAESARIYMRILHSGLAAGFPPEAYDRARADAALVADDDRSLAAERARGAVLSHRDRVAAESGRELIRQRWRELFAEFDLVIAPIAPTTAIPHDHSDLTDRRITVDGVEYPYFDQLAPAGTATLPGLPATALPIGLSGDGLPIGVQAIGPMFGDRTTIAFARFVEREFGGAIRPPGV
- a CDS encoding GntR family transcriptional regulator codes for the protein MNDDGRPLFVQIAEEIASAVVDGTYSEETQVPSSNELAAFHRINPATAAKGLNQLVSEGVLYKRRGIGMFVAEGARTRLLESRREDFARQYIAPLVIEARKIGIDAEQLKKMIDVWGDDR
- a CDS encoding GNAT family N-acetyltransferase translates to MDVRIDPLDERGLAELLDAAVRGADPGEVMPAGPGAVWDAALRSGFLAFHRSRSLGPAPVERTWVIRVDGRAAGAVRLQPGPDDTELGIWLARGARGRGAGTAAVRQLLATAAGPGSGVPLVARTTASNVAALGLLRALGADPEPGGEGAVTLPTATVDHVQRRGPGHGVGPTD
- a CDS encoding SDR family oxidoreductase, yielding MDLGIAGRAALVCASTSGLGLGTARALAADGARVVITGRTAERAEQVAATIPGAVGVGVDLTADGGVDLLLEATREAVGSPDILVLNGPGPAPGTAADVDAAGIEQAVRTLVLPQQRLVAGVLPTMIERGWGRILSISSTSVQAPIPRLALSNVGRSALLGYLKTLAGEVARHGITVNTLLPGRIETPRVRGLDEANAERLGRSVEEVAAESRAAIPMGRYGDPDEFGAVAAFLCSGPAGYVTGSAIRCDGGLVPTV
- a CDS encoding ABC transporter ATP-binding protein; this translates as MSVIAAAMHGVTKRYSDVTALDDVSFALQENRIHGLLGRNGAGKTTAMQILTAQNFATSGTAEIFGEQPYENARALARTCFIRESLKYPDDYKGRHVLAAARHVFPNWDQAFADQLVEEFGLPVERACKKLSRGQHSVVGVIIGLASRAPLTFFDEPYLGLDAVARQMFYDHLLADFAEHPRTVVLSTHLIDEVSDLIEHVVLIDNGRILIDEEAEALRGRAIVVTGPVEPVERFARGHVELHREQLGGFLRVTLSGARPATSEPNLSFEPVSLQQLVVRTTQQSSGVRLDREVLS